AGGGGCTGTAAAAGACCGGTGGGGTGTTTTACAGCCCTTCTTTATTTGTAACCGTTGTTGTTGCAAGGGGGCCGATGTCCAGACAGGAACGTAACGGATGCTCATAGGGTAGGTATGCAAAAATTTGCGGATGAAGCAATCATAGAAGTAAGTTCTGGAAATGGGGGAAATGGCTGTGTCGCTTTCCGGCGGGAAAAATATGTCCCCTTTGGAGGCCCCGCTGGAGGGGATGGTGGTCGGGGAGGTTCGGTTATTTTTGAGGTGCGCCGAAACCTCCGTACCCTCTCTCATCTTCGGTATCAGCAGGTGTTTCGGGCTGAAAATGGCAGGGATGGAGAAGGTTCCCAGCGCCATGGGCGGGATGGGGCGGATGTTATTATTCCTGTGCCACCGGGGACGATTCTTCGGGATGCGGAGACCGGCGAATTGATCCGGGATTTTGGGAAAGACGAGAGTCCCTTTCTTTTCCTGAAAGGAGGAAACGGTGGTTGGGGCAATGTGCATTTTAAGTCCTCTACCAATCAGGCTCCCCGCAAAGCCCTGCCCGGTCAAAAGGGGCAAACCCGGCGGGTGCGGGTAGAACTCCATATCATAGCTGATATTGGGTTGGTGGGATTCCCCAATGCGGGGAAATCAAGCCTTCTTGACCGTTGTACCAACGCCCGTCCCAAGATAGCCCCCTATCCGTTTACGACGAAAATCCCGAATTTGGGGGTCCTCCACCTGGAAGAGCGGGATATTGTTCTCGCGGACATTCCTGGGCTTATAGAAGGGGCCTCCCGCGGTGCGGGCCTTGGTTTTCGTTTTTTAAAGCATGTAGGGCGAGCCGCAGGACTTGCCTTTCTGATCGATCTCTCCGATGATAGCTATGAAACCGCTTTTGATGTACTTCTTACGGAGCTAAGAAACTATTCTCCCCTTCTGGCAGAGAAAAAACGGATCCTGGTGGGTACCAAGTTGGATCTGCCAGAAACGGAAACACGGCTTCTCCGTTTGCAACAAAAGTATCCCACTGAACGGGTCCTCGGGATTTCGGTGTTTTCAGGGGTAGGCTTGCCGGAGCTCTATCGAGAATTCCTTCGTCTGGTTCATGAATTAGAACGTCCAAAGGGAGATCGGTGGTGAAACTGGCGGTGTACGGGGGAAGTTTTAACCCCTTTCACTATGGGCATCGTTCTCTTGTGGAGGGAGTCTTACGGCTCGGCCGGTACGATCGAATCCTGGTCATTCCTACTTATCAATCCCCCTTAAAGGAACCTCATGGGGGTGCTTCCTGGGAGGATCGACTTGACATGCTTAATGCGGCCCTGGTGGGATATCCCTCTGTGACGGTGGATCTCTGTGAAATTCGGCGAGGGGGAATTTCGTATACTATCGATACTATCCGGGACATTGAGGCCCGCTATCAGCCGGAAGGTCCGATTGGCCTTGTGATGGGAGATGATGCCCTGCTAGGTTTTCACCGCTGGAAGGAAGCATCGCTTCTGGCAGAAAAGGTGGAATTTTTAGTAGGCCGACGGGAAATAACAGAGGGAACACAGAATTTCCCGTATTCTGTCAGAATGCTTCCCACCGAGGTGGTCCCCATTGCTTCCCGGGACATCCGGGAGCGGATCGCCTCCGGGAAAAGCTGGAAACACCTTGTTCCCTGTCGGGTGGCCTCCATCATTGAACAGCGAGGCTTATATGGGGCCTCATCTTTGCAGGAAAGATCACGATATTATGGTAACCTCGATGAGACCCTTCTAGACTTCTTAGAAGATCTGCTCCGATCCTGGCTTGATGGGGAGCGGTATGTTCATTCAAAAAATGTGGCCCTTTTAGCCAGTGAAATGGCGGCCCATTTTGGGTTGGATGCCCCCAGGGCCTACCTTGCGGGGCTAAGTCATGATATGTGCAAGGCCTTCTCTACGGATCGGCTTATTTCGCTGGCCCAGGAAGACGGTTTTCCGGTGGGGGTCCTGGAACAGAAAAAGCCCCCCCTTCTTCATGGGCGGGCGGCGGCGGTGCTTCTGAGCAAAACCTTTGCTATTACCGATGAAGAAGTCCTGGATGCCATTCGTTCCCATACTTTTGGGAATCCTCGTATGGGGCCCCTGGCGCAGGTTCTTTACATAGCAGATAAGATAGAACCGTCCCGACCTTTTGTTTCTCCTTTTTCAAAAAGCTGGCGGTCTTTTTCTCATCTGGAGGACCTTTTTCGATCCGTCTTTCTCGAAAACATCCAATATTTGCAACAAAAGAATCACATGATCCACGAGGATAGTATGGAATTGCTTGCTCAGCTTACGGGAGGGAAAACCTATGTCCCACATTAAAATCGAAGGGAGTGTCCTGTTGCTTCTGCTGATTGTTTCTCTCGTTATTGGGGGCGTAGTCGTTGTTGTTCTTTCGAGCACTACCGATCCGATGGAAAAAATAATAGGAGAGGAACAGGTTCTCAACGTTCTTTTCATCCTGGAAAAAGAAGCGGTAGAACAGGTGTTGTCTGCCTATGTATTGATGTACTATCCTCCGACCCGCAAGGCTGCAATCATCGATATCCCCCCGGAAACAGGACTCATTATAAAAAACCTGAATCGGGTAGATAGTATTGATATTTTGTATAAGCGTTGGAATGTAGAACCTTTTACGAAAGAAGTGGCAAACCTTCTGGGAATTCCCCTTCATTTTACGCTGGTTTTCTCCCAGGATCGGCTCCTTAAATTGGTCGATCTTATGGATGGCCTTTCGGTTTTTATTCCTCAAGAGCTAGAATATGAAGAAGGAGGAAAAAAGAAAATCATACTTCCCACAGGAAGAGTCACCCTTGATGGGGCTAAAACCTTGCAATACCTCAATTATCGAATGCCAGAGGAAGAAATAGAAAGCCCAGAACAACGGAGTAGTAAAATATTCCTCGCCCTGCTACGCCGGTTGCAAGAACGATTTTCCTTTATGCAGCAACCAGAGGTATGGAAGGTAAGTAAAACCTGCTTTGTCACCCCTCTTTCTGACGAACATTTACAGCGTTTATTAACAGAGGTGCTCCGTTTAGATACCGAACGGGTGGCTATGCACCGAATTTCAGGTTTGTATCGGGAAGTGTCAGGAAAGAGGTTGCTTTTCCCTTCGTATGAAGGAGAATTAATCCGGGAGGTGGTACGGCAGAATGTGTCTCTTCTGGTGCGGCAACAGGAGGGTAACATTCCTGATCGGGTGTTTACCCTGGAAATTCTTAACGGAACTCCCCTTTCGGGGTTAGCCCGTAGAACTGGAGAGCTCATGAAAGGGTTTGGCTATGATGTTATTTCCACAGGTAATGCGGAACGGAACGATTATGAAAAGACCCTTATTATTGATAGAACAAACTATCCGGATATGACCAAACAGCTTTCTGGTCTTCTTCGTTGTACGAATATTGTGCAGGAACGGCCTAACACAGAAGAAAACACTGAATTAAGCCTTGAAACGTATCGGGCTGATTATACTATAATACTGGGAAAGGATTTTAATGGAAGGTATGTCGTTCGTTGATTATGAAGGGGCATCAAAAGAATTAGGGCAACTTCTTGTGGAACACAAGGGGCAGAAAGTGGTAGTCCTGGATTTACGATCCCTTAACACATGGACTGATTTTTTTATTATTGCCACCACCACAAGTTATACTCATCAGCAGGGGCTCCATAAATACATCAAGGAATATGCGGCAAATAAAAAGCTTACCATTCTGCATCGCCATCGCCGCTCTCCGGCGGATGATGAATGGAGCCTTATCGATATGGGACCTATTGTGATTCATCTTATGAGTGATCGGGCCCGCTCTTTCTATGAACTTGAACGGTTGTGGAATGGTGCCCCAGTCATCTGGAAGGAAGAGGAGTGATAGCTTCTTCTCCCTTAGGGGGCTTTATCTTCGAAAAGGGCTTTCGTGGAGAGTAGCGGGGATTTTTGGGGGTACCTCTTACCAAAGGTAAGAGGTACCTGACCAGTAGAAAAAGCGTTCTCAGGAGAGCTTATTCTTCAAAATCGTCGTAATCTACATCATCGTCGTAGTCGTAATCTTCGTCTTCGTCGTCAAAGTCCTCATCTTCTTCATCGTCGAAGTCTTCGTCGAAATCGTCCTCTTCGTCGTAATCTTCATCATCAAAATCATCATCCATATCATCGAAATCTTCGTCTTCGTCGAGATCTTCGTCCTCAAAATCTTCGTCGTAGTCGTCATCATCAAATGCTGCCACTGGGAATGGCAGATCCGTTTCCTGCCCGAAGGTGACTGGCCATACTTCGAGCGTTTCCTCGGTATCAATGGTCTGGTAGGTACCCATACGATTCTCCATATAAAAAAGATTTGGCTTGTTATAGCTCACTGGCTCTCTATCCTCATTGAAACATAAGGGAGAGATTTACTTCCTGTCAACAGGTTTTTATCTCAATTTATGGATTTTTTATTCCCAGAATGCAATAAAAGTAACCAAATTCCCCTTGTATTTGATACCCCCATTCTTCAGATATATGGGGAAGTACTGGGTCAATACCATTGCCCGCAATAAGCGTTGGAGGAGTAATAAGCACTTCAATGCCATTTATTGATTCTAATCCTGCCAATCTTCCTGCTATTTGGTTGGCCACTTCTGCTATGGCATGCCGTTGATAACTTACAGGATCAACTCCAGAAGGAGTTTCCATCTGGAGGTGGGCGTTAAGATAGGTTGTAAAAGAAGCTCCCATCGTTTCGGGCATTATGAGCAGAATATGCCCTTTCCATCCTCCTACGATTCCCACTAATACCACGACTTCGTTCTTTTTGTCTTTAAAGGAAATGGGTGATACTGGCGTATAAGTAAGATTTGTAAATCCA
The DNA window shown above is from Treponema sp. J25 and carries:
- a CDS encoding LCP family protein — its product is MSHIKIEGSVLLLLLIVSLVIGGVVVVVLSSTTDPMEKIIGEEQVLNVLFILEKEAVEQVLSAYVLMYYPPTRKAAIIDIPPETGLIIKNLNRVDSIDILYKRWNVEPFTKEVANLLGIPLHFTLVFSQDRLLKLVDLMDGLSVFIPQELEYEEGGKKKIILPTGRVTLDGAKTLQYLNYRMPEEEIESPEQRSSKIFLALLRRLQERFSFMQQPEVWKVSKTCFVTPLSDEHLQRLLTEVLRLDTERVAMHRISGLYREVSGKRLLFPSYEGELIREVVRQNVSLLVRQQEGNIPDRVFTLEILNGTPLSGLARRTGELMKGFGYDVISTGNAERNDYEKTLIIDRTNYPDMTKQLSGLLRCTNIVQERPNTEENTELSLETYRADYTIILGKDFNGRYVVR
- the obgE gene encoding GTPase ObgE; translation: MQKFADEAIIEVSSGNGGNGCVAFRREKYVPFGGPAGGDGGRGGSVIFEVRRNLRTLSHLRYQQVFRAENGRDGEGSQRHGRDGADVIIPVPPGTILRDAETGELIRDFGKDESPFLFLKGGNGGWGNVHFKSSTNQAPRKALPGQKGQTRRVRVELHIIADIGLVGFPNAGKSSLLDRCTNARPKIAPYPFTTKIPNLGVLHLEERDIVLADIPGLIEGASRGAGLGFRFLKHVGRAAGLAFLIDLSDDSYETAFDVLLTELRNYSPLLAEKKRILVGTKLDLPETETRLLRLQQKYPTERVLGISVFSGVGLPELYREFLRLVHELERPKGDRW
- a CDS encoding chemotaxis protein CheX, producing the protein MEQSYAILLKQAIKEVLEEIGFTNLTYTPVSPISFKDKKNEVVVLVGIVGGWKGHILLIMPETMGASFTTYLNAHLQMETPSGVDPVSYQRHAIAEVANQIAGRLAGLESINGIEVLITPPTLIAGNGIDPVLPHISEEWGYQIQGEFGYFYCILGIKNP
- the nadD gene encoding nicotinate (nicotinamide) nucleotide adenylyltransferase, with the translated sequence MKLAVYGGSFNPFHYGHRSLVEGVLRLGRYDRILVIPTYQSPLKEPHGGASWEDRLDMLNAALVGYPSVTVDLCEIRRGGISYTIDTIRDIEARYQPEGPIGLVMGDDALLGFHRWKEASLLAEKVEFLVGRREITEGTQNFPYSVRMLPTEVVPIASRDIRERIASGKSWKHLVPCRVASIIEQRGLYGASSLQERSRYYGNLDETLLDFLEDLLRSWLDGERYVHSKNVALLASEMAAHFGLDAPRAYLAGLSHDMCKAFSTDRLISLAQEDGFPVGVLEQKKPPLLHGRAAAVLLSKTFAITDEEVLDAIRSHTFGNPRMGPLAQVLYIADKIEPSRPFVSPFSKSWRSFSHLEDLFRSVFLENIQYLQQKNHMIHEDSMELLAQLTGGKTYVPH
- the rsfS gene encoding ribosome silencing factor, whose amino-acid sequence is MSFVDYEGASKELGQLLVEHKGQKVVVLDLRSLNTWTDFFIIATTTSYTHQQGLHKYIKEYAANKKLTILHRHRRSPADDEWSLIDMGPIVIHLMSDRARSFYELERLWNGAPVIWKEEE